Proteins encoded by one window of Blautia argi:
- a CDS encoding glycoside hydrolase family 2 TIM barrel-domain containing protein, producing MKKILLNSEWYFKYKTIGNKAADIPGQMITLPHDAMIGLDCSEDGDRKKGFYPNVHLLYSKEIYIQSEWKGEYIALQFDGIYKNSRVYVNGVYAGGNRCGYDRFIIEVHALLKYGETNLITVEADSSCDSRWYSGAGIYRNVYLLRGGKIHFCPGKVRFSTISANEEEAVLETELYICNEDMLTHEVEAVVELRDGNGNIAAVSKRAVTLKDRETTRVSWRIYVDDPKLWSPDDPHIYRCTVKLLKEETIEEVQTETGIRMISLSRKKGFCVNGKTVCMYGGCIHHDNGILGSAVYKEAEYRKIRMLKEAGYNAVRCSHNPMSEELMSACDRYGMLVMAELTDMWNYRKSENDFSENFETDWKQSAEALVNLCFNHPSVVMYSIGNEIRELGRLDGKVICRELANTFRLLDSTRFITAGINSMLTVKPGPSAIPEKKKEVDINTVIFDFMDKINEMQCAEPVIESTKETSGILDIVGYNYAEDKQLLDMENFTDWICVGSETFPKDIAKNWELVKKYPAILGDFSWTSWDYLGEPGIGRNRGTVNRSGDIYEVFPYKTANCGDFDITGYRRPQSYYRECMIGHRTDPYLAVYNMKCEAEKAIKTPWSWPDVVSSWSWRGHEGEPVRVEVYGVGEEAELIINGKSVGRKPVRKVTEGKDLAGVTVFETIYQPGYIEAILYAEGKEFGKYRVETASDELELRICEENGEWGDVRFFEVCLTDRNGVLKTDCDRKITVSVEGEGVLQGFGSALMTSTENFTQGEYTTFYGRAQLAVRPVGRGKIIVKAETDGTETLKKTF from the coding sequence ATGAAGAAAATATTGCTTAATTCAGAGTGGTACTTTAAATATAAAACAATTGGGAATAAGGCGGCAGACATACCTGGGCAAATGATCACTCTTCCGCATGATGCGATGATAGGACTGGACTGTTCAGAAGATGGCGATAGAAAAAAAGGATTTTATCCAAATGTACATCTTCTATATTCAAAAGAGATTTATATACAGTCAGAGTGGAAAGGAGAGTATATCGCTCTTCAGTTCGATGGAATATATAAGAATTCCAGAGTATATGTCAACGGAGTTTATGCCGGGGGGAACAGGTGCGGTTATGACCGTTTTATAATAGAAGTTCATGCATTACTGAAATATGGAGAGACAAATCTGATCACGGTGGAAGCGGACTCATCATGTGATTCCCGTTGGTATTCAGGAGCAGGAATATACAGGAACGTTTATCTACTCAGGGGAGGAAAGATTCATTTCTGCCCGGGAAAAGTAAGGTTTAGCACCATATCTGCCAATGAGGAAGAAGCGGTTCTTGAGACAGAGCTATATATCTGTAATGAAGATATGCTCACTCATGAGGTGGAAGCCGTGGTGGAACTGCGAGACGGAAATGGAAACATCGCGGCTGTCAGCAAAAGAGCAGTTACATTAAAAGATAGAGAGACGACCCGTGTATCGTGGAGGATTTATGTTGATGATCCGAAATTATGGAGTCCGGATGATCCTCATATTTACAGATGTACGGTAAAGCTGTTGAAAGAAGAAACGATAGAAGAGGTGCAGACAGAAACCGGGATCCGTATGATTTCCCTCAGCAGAAAAAAAGGATTTTGTGTCAATGGAAAGACCGTGTGTATGTATGGAGGGTGTATCCACCATGATAATGGAATCCTGGGAAGCGCTGTGTATAAAGAAGCGGAATACAGAAAAATCCGAATGCTTAAAGAAGCCGGATATAACGCAGTCCGCTGCTCTCATAATCCAATGAGTGAGGAACTCATGTCAGCATGTGACAGATACGGCATGCTGGTGATGGCGGAACTTACAGATATGTGGAACTACAGAAAATCGGAAAATGATTTCAGTGAGAATTTTGAGACAGACTGGAAGCAGTCCGCAGAAGCACTGGTAAATCTGTGTTTTAATCATCCGAGTGTTGTTATGTATTCCATCGGAAATGAGATACGTGAACTGGGTCGTCTGGATGGGAAAGTTATTTGCAGAGAGCTTGCTAATACATTTCGTCTGCTTGACTCCACACGCTTTATTACAGCAGGTATTAATTCCATGTTGACAGTAAAACCAGGTCCGTCAGCTATACCGGAGAAGAAAAAAGAAGTTGATATCAATACGGTGATCTTTGATTTTATGGATAAGATAAATGAAATGCAGTGTGCGGAACCGGTGATAGAATCAACGAAAGAAACAAGTGGTATCCTTGATATTGTCGGTTATAATTATGCGGAGGATAAACAGTTACTGGATATGGAGAACTTTACGGATTGGATCTGCGTGGGCAGCGAGACATTTCCAAAAGATATTGCTAAAAACTGGGAACTTGTAAAAAAATACCCTGCTATTCTGGGAGATTTCTCCTGGACCTCCTGGGATTATCTTGGAGAACCGGGAATTGGGCGGAACCGGGGAACCGTTAATCGAAGCGGGGATATTTATGAAGTTTTCCCCTATAAAACAGCAAATTGCGGAGATTTTGATATAACCGGATATCGCCGTCCCCAGAGTTATTATCGTGAATGTATGATCGGACACAGGACAGATCCTTATCTTGCTGTGTATAATATGAAATGTGAGGCAGAAAAAGCTATAAAAACCCCTTGGTCCTGGCCAGATGTAGTCTCAAGTTGGAGCTGGAGAGGTCATGAAGGAGAACCGGTTCGTGTAGAAGTGTATGGGGTCGGTGAAGAAGCAGAATTGATCATAAATGGCAAGAGTGTAGGTCGAAAGCCTGTAAGAAAGGTAACAGAAGGTAAAGATCTTGCAGGAGTTACTGTGTTTGAAACAATCTATCAACCTGGATATATTGAAGCAATCCTATATGCAGAAGGTAAAGAATTCGGGAAATATCGTGTCGAAACAGCTTCAGATGAATTGGAGCTCCGTATCTGTGAAGAAAATGGAGAGTGGGGAGACGTCAGGTTCTTTGAAGTGTGCCTTACAGATAGAAACGGTGTATTAAAGACTGACTGTGACAGAAAGATCACAGTGAGTGTGGAGGGAGAAGGAGTCCTTCAAGGATTTGGAAGTGCACTTATGACCAGTACGGAAAATTTCACACAAGGTGAATATACCACATTTTACGGAAGGGCGCAGCTGGCAGTGCGGCCTGTCGGAAGAGGAAAGATAATAGTGAAGGCCGAAACAGATGGAACGGAAACTCTGAAAAAAACATTCTGA
- the pnuC gene encoding nicotinamide riboside transporter PnuC: MCYEEKKRKYFTGVEIALWTGSVISILVSFLIFGGSAYISLIASLIGVTALIFIAKGNPLGQLLTVIFSLLYGIISFSCSYYGEMLTYLGMTMPMAVFSLIFWLKNPYNGNKSEVKVQILKPKEYIVTAVLAITVTTGFYFVLKYFNTANLIPSTLSVTTSFMAVFLTFKRSPFYAVWYAANDVILIVLWLLAVAENILLTFGEVSVVTIDLGM; the protein is encoded by the coding sequence ATGTGTTATGAAGAAAAAAAGAGAAAGTATTTCACAGGTGTGGAAATCGCACTGTGGACAGGCTCCGTAATATCGATTTTAGTGTCTTTTTTGATTTTTGGAGGAAGCGCTTATATTTCCTTGATTGCGTCCTTAATAGGTGTAACCGCTTTGATTTTCATTGCAAAAGGCAACCCATTGGGACAGTTATTAACCGTGATTTTCAGCCTGCTCTACGGTATTATATCGTTTTCCTGTTCGTATTACGGCGAGATGCTGACATATTTGGGAATGACAATGCCTATGGCAGTATTTTCGCTGATTTTCTGGCTGAAGAATCCCTACAACGGAAACAAGTCAGAAGTAAAAGTGCAGATACTAAAGCCAAAAGAATATATTGTTACGGCAGTCCTTGCGATTACTGTAACAACGGGATTTTACTTTGTATTGAAATATTTCAACACGGCGAACTTAATACCGAGTACACTGTCTGTAACAACAAGTTTTATGGCTGTGTTCTTAACATTCAAACGCAGTCCGTTTTATGCCGTTTGGTATGCCGCAAACGATGTAATTTTGATTGTTTTGTGGTTATTGGCAGTTGCAGAAAATATATTGCTAACATTTGGGGAAGTATCTGTTGTCACCATTGATTTAGGAATGTAA
- a CDS encoding DUF6017 domain-containing protein, with product MTEVKSFIQEECEEQKKEKPKMVKFTNQTSVEEEETEEVYISNFKKSQKQTSRSPENKLQEVYISNSNNTNINNTNLSENKSNPIVSADGIGSEEDEMETLHAYQSLIKENLEYDALLVSHPHDKNQIDEIVDLIVETVMCRSDRVLIASNWYSGALVRGKFMKLDYSHVEYVLHCLEGNTSKIKNIKKYLLAALFNAPSTISGYYRAEVNHDMPWLAR from the coding sequence ATGACGGAAGTAAAATCATTTATTCAGGAGGAATGTGAGGAACAGAAAAAAGAAAAACCAAAGATGGTGAAGTTTACAAATCAAACTTCAGTAGAGGAAGAAGAGACAGAAGAAGTTTACATTTCAAACTTCAAGAAGTCCCAAAAACAAACTTCAAGAAGTCCCGAAAATAAACTTCAAGAAGTTTACATTTCAAACTCTAATAATACTAATATTAACAATACTAATCTTAGTGAGAATAAATCTAATCCTATCGTATCTGCAGATGGGATAGGATCCGAAGAGGATGAGATGGAAACATTACATGCGTATCAATCTCTGATCAAAGAAAACCTGGAGTATGATGCCCTACTTGTGAGTCATCCTCATGACAAAAATCAGATTGATGAAATAGTGGATCTGATTGTAGAGACTGTCATGTGTAGGAGTGATAGAGTATTGATTGCAAGCAACTGGTATTCAGGAGCTTTGGTAAGAGGAAAATTCATGAAGCTGGATTATTCGCATGTAGAGTATGTGCTGCATTGTCTGGAAGGAAATACGAGTAAAATCAAGAATATCAAGAAATATTTACTTGCAGCATTGTTCAATGCTCCTTCAACGATAAGTGGGTATTACCGGGCAGAAGTAAATCATGATATGCCATGGCTGGCAAGATAG
- a CDS encoding DUF3592 domain-containing protein has product MSEIQIAWLELMTVGGLGVILVLLGVTFNIIVKRQNKLCTKKTDGIIKQYGFPGNGRVYPIVEYFVNGTCYKAKKKFRGIKTTQLSGVPVPMKPEVYEDEKGWLHVKTGAIANLHQLAEQLWPINSKMTVYYNPNNPKKCYIDRPISKRFTSMMFIIMGTVTILLSVLVFFLMQL; this is encoded by the coding sequence ATGTCTGAAATACAAATTGCATGGTTAGAATTGATGACAGTTGGAGGTCTTGGTGTAATATTAGTTCTGCTAGGAGTTACTTTCAATATCATTGTAAAAAGACAAAATAAATTGTGTACAAAAAAGACAGACGGTATTATTAAACAATATGGGTTTCCTGGAAATGGAAGAGTGTACCCAATCGTTGAGTACTTTGTGAATGGAACTTGTTATAAAGCAAAGAAAAAATTTCGAGGAATTAAAACAACGCAACTATCAGGAGTACCTGTACCGATGAAACCAGAAGTCTATGAAGATGAAAAAGGATGGCTACATGTAAAAACTGGAGCTATTGCAAATTTGCATCAACTTGCGGAGCAGTTGTGGCCTATCAACAGTAAGATGACAGTTTATTATAATCCAAACAATCCTAAAAAGTGTTATATTGATAGACCAATTTCAAAAAGATTTACTTCCATGATGTTTATCATAATGGGGACAGTAACAATACTCTTGAGTGTACTGGTATTCTTTTTGATGCAGTTATAA
- a CDS encoding Arc family DNA-binding protein yields MEKEKHLGLRIDAETHKKLKSLAEFEGRSINGEVLYLIRQAIMEFENKHGELK; encoded by the coding sequence ATGGAGAAAGAGAAGCATTTAGGATTACGGATTGATGCTGAAACGCATAAAAAACTGAAAAGCCTGGCAGAATTTGAAGGGCGTTCAATCAATGGAGAAGTGTTATATTTAATACGTCAGGCGATCATGGAATTTGAAAATAAGCATGGCGAACTGAAATAA
- a CDS encoding ImmA/IrrE family metallo-endopeptidase yields MGNSYIYNKVEKLVKKFKTRDPFEILEEMNVIVGETDRYEKLKGYCFMSCQTIYVMVSSFLSEEEKKIVAAHELGHIILHRSQLKMAPMKDDVLYNMRDNTEYEANLFAADLILDDKEIADLSKNEDLNYFGLCSCLNSSPELMSFKLYSLIKRGQNYNMPLEIQSNFLAK; encoded by the coding sequence TTGGGGAATTCATATATTTACAACAAAGTAGAAAAACTTGTAAAAAAGTTCAAGACCAGGGATCCTTTTGAAATACTGGAAGAAATGAATGTGATCGTTGGAGAAACAGACCGCTACGAAAAATTAAAAGGATACTGTTTCATGAGCTGCCAAACCATTTATGTTATGGTAAGCAGTTTTCTCTCTGAGGAAGAGAAAAAGATTGTTGCCGCCCACGAACTCGGTCACATCATTCTGCATCGTTCTCAGCTCAAAATGGCGCCAATGAAAGATGATGTCTTATATAACATGAGGGATAATACGGAATACGAAGCGAACCTTTTCGCTGCAGATCTTATCCTGGATGATAAAGAAATCGCAGACCTGTCAAAGAACGAAGACCTGAACTATTTCGGGCTCTGTAGCTGCTTAAACTCCAGTCCGGAACTCATGAGCTTCAAGTTATACAGTCTGATCAAGCGTGGTCAGAACTACAATATGCCGTTGGAAATACAGAGCAACTTCCTGGCCAAATAA
- a CDS encoding helix-turn-helix domain-containing protein, whose amino-acid sequence MTFGEKVKNLRKNKGLSQTQLADAVGVSLRTVRGWEIEGRYPKKHDLYQKLADILSCDISYLMTEEETFITEASEQFGNRGAKQAQQILEQAAAMFAGGELSDEDKTAFMDEIQSLYLDSKRRAKKFTPKKYLDAK is encoded by the coding sequence ATGACATTCGGTGAAAAAGTGAAAAATTTAAGAAAGAACAAAGGACTCAGCCAAACCCAATTAGCCGATGCTGTCGGTGTCTCCCTTCGGACTGTTCGGGGATGGGAAATTGAAGGCCGTTACCCAAAGAAGCACGATCTTTACCAGAAACTTGCAGACATTTTAAGCTGTGATATCTCCTATCTCATGACAGAAGAAGAGACTTTTATCACAGAAGCATCTGAACAATTTGGAAACCGCGGAGCAAAACAGGCTCAGCAGATCTTAGAACAAGCCGCTGCAATGTTCGCCGGCGGGGAACTTTCTGATGAAGACAAAACGGCCTTTATGGATGAAATCCAGTCTTTATATCTGGATTCCAAGAGACGTGCAAAGAAATTTACACCAAAGAAATATTTAGATGCCAAATAG
- a CDS encoding Y-family DNA polymerase, whose protein sequence is MKQKETFLCIDLKSFYASVECVERGLDPFTTNLVVADPDRSVSTICLAITPAMKKLGIRNRCRIHEIPDHIEYIVAKPRMQLYMEYSARIYGIYLNYMAKEDIHVYSVDECFMDVTRYLSLYHLTAKEMAQKLMDAVMEETGITATAGIGTNLYLAKIAMDIVAKHIEDHIGMLDEISYREQLWGHKPLSDFWRIGSRTERKLAGYGIQTMGDIALASIQSEDWLYKMFGIDAELLIDHAWGCESCKMSDIKNYHTEEHSLSNGQVLMRNYTIEEAAVVVREMTDVLVLDLVEKGLVTNSVTLWIAYDHRFERESSKGTVRFPDCTNRSREIIDTVEALYRKIADPYTGIRRIEIIANKIKPEGYQQYTLFQDSIKAEKERHLQEAVLQVKKRYGKNAIMRGSNLLECSTYRERNNQVGGHRA, encoded by the coding sequence TTGAAACAGAAGGAAACATTCCTCTGTATTGATCTGAAATCTTTTTATGCTTCTGTTGAGTGTGTGGAAAGAGGACTGGATCCGTTTACTACCAATCTGGTTGTTGCAGATCCGGACCGATCGGTATCCACCATTTGCCTTGCCATCACGCCGGCTATGAAAAAGCTGGGGATCCGAAATCGTTGCAGGATCCATGAGATACCGGATCATATCGAATATATTGTAGCAAAGCCGAGGATGCAGCTCTATATGGAGTATTCGGCAAGGATCTATGGGATTTATTTAAACTATATGGCAAAAGAGGATATCCATGTTTACAGTGTGGATGAGTGCTTTATGGATGTCACAAGATACCTTTCCCTGTATCACCTTACAGCGAAGGAAATGGCACAAAAACTGATGGATGCGGTCATGGAAGAAACCGGAATTACAGCAACAGCAGGAATCGGAACCAATCTGTATCTTGCAAAGATCGCAATGGATATTGTGGCAAAACATATAGAGGATCATATCGGAATGCTGGATGAGATCTCTTACCGGGAACAGTTATGGGGACATAAACCATTGAGTGATTTCTGGCGCATTGGTTCCAGAACAGAGAGAAAATTAGCCGGATATGGAATCCAAACGATGGGGGATATCGCACTTGCCTCTATTCAATCGGAAGACTGGCTGTATAAAATGTTTGGGATCGATGCAGAACTATTGATCGATCATGCCTGGGGCTGTGAATCCTGTAAAATGAGTGATATCAAGAATTATCATACAGAAGAGCATAGTCTTTCCAATGGACAGGTATTGATGAGAAATTATACAATTGAAGAAGCTGCTGTTGTTGTAAGAGAAATGACAGATGTATTGGTTCTGGATCTGGTGGAAAAGGGGCTGGTAACGAATTCTGTAACCTTGTGGATCGCTTACGATCATCGTTTTGAGAGGGAGTCATCGAAAGGAACCGTAAGGTTTCCGGATTGTACCAATCGCTCCAGGGAAATAATCGATACAGTAGAAGCACTTTATCGAAAAATCGCAGATCCATATACCGGAATCAGACGAATAGAAATTATTGCAAATAAGATAAAGCCGGAAGGATATCAGCAATATACTCTTTTTCAGGATTCCATAAAAGCAGAAAAGGAAAGACATCTGCAGGAAGCCGTATTACAGGTGAAAAAGCGTTATGGAAAAAATGCGATCATGCGGGGATCCAATCTGTTGGAATGCTCCACCTATCGAGAGAGGAACAATCAGGTTGGAGGACATCGTGCATAG
- a CDS encoding sigma-70 family RNA polymerase sigma factor has product MLTLKELKKVVKVAGMTKRVPSEKALEKEEIVVKEILSGECDITVYANGYVLYRENGKKTIFPLHSCKDYQYMDVKEDRSIMNEEFFDNENWYIRLLMEATDRMEINQAKVASNHRLVSYSDYADDRILLLDPASDLLDQYIEKEVVRDFLGCLTARQKEIIQLFYFEEMNQEKIADYLGIRQQSVCEMLQRALSVMKKHADAEKK; this is encoded by the coding sequence ATGTTGACATTAAAAGAATTAAAGAAAGTAGTAAAAGTGGCAGGTATGACAAAGAGAGTCCCTTCTGAAAAGGCGTTAGAAAAAGAAGAGATTGTAGTAAAGGAAATTCTGAGTGGGGAATGTGATATTACCGTTTACGCAAATGGGTATGTGTTATACAGGGAAAACGGAAAGAAAACCATCTTTCCACTCCATTCCTGTAAAGATTATCAATACATGGATGTGAAGGAAGATCGAAGCATTATGAACGAAGAATTTTTTGACAACGAAAACTGGTACATTCGTCTGTTAATGGAAGCAACGGATCGTATGGAAATAAATCAGGCTAAAGTGGCATCAAACCATAGACTCGTTTCGTATAGCGATTATGCGGATGACAGGATCTTACTGCTAGATCCAGCTTCAGATCTTCTCGACCAGTATATTGAAAAAGAGGTGGTCCGCGATTTCTTAGGTTGTCTGACTGCCAGACAGAAAGAAATCATCCAGTTATTTTACTTTGAAGAAATGAATCAAGAGAAGATTGCGGACTATCTTGGAATCAGACAGCAGAGTGTTTGTGAAATGCTGCAAAGAGCACTTTCTGTCATGAAAAAACATGCAGATGCAGAAAAAAAATAA